The genomic stretch AGTCAACGATTTCAACGTCATTTAAAAGCCCTGCCTTTTCAAGGTCAGTATATGTCCCCCAGTTTCTTGCGTTCGCTTGAACAACAGTAACTCGATCGTCTATTTCTTCCAGAGGCTATAAATTGAGTTTGAGGTGAgaagggaggaagaggagatcATGATGAGGTCATGGCTACCTTGACATATTTCCAGTAGTGAGGTACTGATTCAAGGATTATGAGTTTCTTGATTCGTTCCCTTGGAAGCTTGAGCAAAGCTCGCGACAGCTGCCCAGGACCTAAGAGGTATCATGAGGATCATTATGCATTTTGGTGCTCCAACTGTAAATTAAAATTACCAGAGAATGCTTCAATAATAACCTTATCCTTTGAACCCTCCGGAATGATTTTATCGGCAAGCATTAACGCAGTTTCGGGATTTCGTAGCGTCGGTCGCTTGGATTCTCTGACATGGGAAAACACTTCTTTCCATTGTGCCATAGGGGGGAGATTGAGGAAAGGAATCTCGCCGGAGGGATTATCGGTCTCCATGTTTATGAGTTGTGTTCCAGAGGACGACTTCCTTTGCGGTCGAGGAAGAGGCTTTCGATAACCCTTACCAGGGGGTCTACCCAATGTCGGGGTCTCTTCAGTCTCACCACTTCGCCGTCTTCGTCTAGGTTTTGGATTAAGGGCTTCCTgttcggcggcggcggcaagCATTTCTGCTTTTGTCCTACGCTTGCGTCGTTGCCGTATTTCGATTTCCTgttcggcggcggcggcaagCATTTCTGCTTTTGTCCTACGCTTGCGTCGTTGTCGTATTTCGATTCCAGCTAAAAGTTCGGAACCTTCTACAGAGTGCAGGGAGGCCGGTTCTTTTGAGAGATCCGCGATTTCTGAGGGACTAAGTGAGCCAGAAACATCAGCGGCGGCACGAGCATGAATCGCATTCACGAGTTCTTTGAGggtttctttccttttttgcttttcgcTGGCACTGAGAACATCAGCTCCCAGATCTGCATTCACCCGtcgttttctttgttttggaaAGTCTACTCCTTCAGTCAATTCGGAGTGTTCGTCAGAATACGAGGACTGAGAGGCCTCGGACTGGATGTCATTGAGATGGGACGAGGAAACGGTTGCAAATGTTGAGCGGCGCTGCAAAAATGAACTGGAGGATACCATTGAGCGTTCCAGGTCGAGCCGCGCGCATCTTGAATATTGCCAAAGAGTCCTCGAAAATTGCACAGTGGCCATCCTGGGTGTTGAATGAAACTATTTCGGGAGCAACTCAGAAAATATGAGTGTATTGTTTGTATTGAATTTCATTATCATTCAATCCAAACAAGGAGAGGCTCCGATCCGCCCGCAGGCCACTCCTTGATTCAGATCAAATGGCGTCCCGTCGCCGACCGTTGTGGTTCATCACAACGACGACTTGCCTACACGAACCTAATGCATAAATGCCAGCCACCATAACTATTAACTGGCGGGCTGTCAAGCGCATCACTCTCTTTCTCGTTTGTGTAACATTACCTGTGCTCTACTATCTTTATTATACTTTCAAACCTCCTGTCGCACTATACGCCGAGCTCTTTGATGCAGAACTCAAAGCCTCGAAAACGGTAGCTGAAACTCGAGGGAAGGACAGATATGTAAAATTTAAACAACTTCAAGGCGCAGGGTTTAATAACCAGGTACGGCATCAGTCTTTTTGAAAGTAATACTGAAATTGACTCGATATCTTTTTCTTAGGCCCAAGAAATATTGTTGTACCACCACCTTGCTTTGCAGACCTCCAGAACATATGTTTACCAACCTCTTATATGGCGTCCACGAGGAGAGAAAGCCACTGTACCACTCTCAGCTTTCCTACTTGGTGTGACGGAGAACAGCATCAGCGAAGCTGTTTTTGAGCAAGTTTGTCCCCCAGGCGAGGTTGTTCATGTCAATCTGAGGGTTGACTACGCAGACCAATGGTTTCATGCCAAAGATATTCTGAACCGCAAAGACAGATGCGTTGTGGTTGACGACTGGCTTTTCAATTGGAAGTACGTTGCGAGTCCTGTATTTCCCAATGCTGCGTATGCTAACCagattttcaaagcttcctGGCGTCCACAGGTCTGCGAGTAGTATGGTCCTCATTTCAAACATATCTGGCCGATCATTTCAAGTGGTCGGAACACGTCTTGGATATAGTCAACAGGACGGAAGCCAACCTTGGCCTCAGACCAAATTCCAGCGCTTCAGCGGACGGGGAACCTTATATGGCAATCCATCTTCGACGAGGGGATTTTGAAGACCATTGTTCCTATCTTGCTGAAACTAGACAAGGCTTCACGACGTGGGCAACCCTTCCTCTTATCCAACAGACCATTTATTCTCCGACCCTGGATACATACAATGCCACGTCGGTCATGGCGCATTGTTACCCCAGCCTATACCGCATACTAGACGTCATATCGGACCAGGCACGCAAGAAGCCGCACTTGCGAAGATTGCATGTCCTGCACGACGGCTCTTGGGACCACCCGCTGGTTTATCTCCAGTTCTACAAACTTGCTGAAGCGCTGAAGAGCGCAGAGTGGGCCAAAAGGCATGGCTGGGAAGGCGGTCCGATGTTACGAGTTACGCAGAGCTCAGATGCGCCTATATACGCAGGCGAGAGGGACTGGACTGTATGCGTGGACGTCGAACTCGCTCGGCGCGCGGAAGTGTTTATTGGTAATGGCTATTCGAGTCTAAGCACCCAAGTTATTGCGCTACGATTGGCGGACGGTGGAAATATACAGGATATTACATTGGTCTAAGAATTGCTTTCTCGTTGAGGATTATGTATTTATTGTTTTATTTACACAATGTTTTGCTAGAAGACGGAACCTGCAGTTTAGCTTTGACGAATAGTGAAAAATCGAACAATTATCCACCAAAGTACCGAAGTTGCTTATGATTTGCCACGTTAGCGTGTGCATGTGGAGCGGGAGCCGAGATCCAGACGTACAGGAACAACATATCAAATTTCTTGTTGATTGAACGGAAAGTGACACCATTCATCCGTAATGTGTACTCAGGTCTTGGATGGGTCCATGTACAATACGCGCTTGAATGGTCACAGAAAGCTACCTATCCATCCAAAGAGCAGTCTGAAGACCAGAAATCGCGACGCTGGCCGATTTTCTGTAGTGTCGTAACCAGAATTCAGGGATGCGGCGCGTATGAACACGCGTGCTAATAAACGGATCGGTAATTAAACGCGAACACACGTGatgacgcgacgcgtttaCGCGCCTGTCACCCTTCGCGTCTTGCCTCGTTTATCGGTTTGATGTCAGTGGCGGAGATTGAATCGCCGGATACACTACCTGCGCCGCCCGTGCTCTTGTTCTTCCCATCCTACGACAACGTCCTCCTTGTCGTTGTAGAGCCTCTTTCCTACTCCTCGTATTTCAACAATGCAGACACGGAGCACCGTCCTTGGGAAGAGAGGCCATCAGGACTCGACACCTGTGCCTTCAGTTAAGGCATGTGAACAGCTTCAGACCCCCGACCGTACCCCAAATCCAAAGCGTGCTCGCACTAATGGAAACGTCCTGGATGACGACGGGAACAAAGAGAACATACCGCCACTCAAGGTTTCGCCCGGGAGCGTTGATAGCTCCCCCAGGGCGGCCAGAGCCCTAAGGAGGAACGCGACAGAAACTGCGGTCACACCCACTCGTAATCGCCCAGGTACGTTTCCTTCATACCGTTTTTCTACATTACTTCGTTTATTTAGTGTCGCATTCGCATATTGTAGCCATTCGACGAAATGCATCGCTGTCATCAATGCCACCGACGACGCCATCAGTCGAAATTTTAAATCTGGCAATTTCAACTCCACCACCAACTCCGCCAACCAATCTCCTTCCTGTCCatgctcgcgctcgcgcgtTACTCCGCGCGACATACAATAATGCTCAACATGAAATTGCCGGTCGTGTCACAGAGCGCAAGGCGATTGTCGATTTCCTCGCGCCATTTATCGAAAACCGACCAACAGACGATGCTGAGAATGCATCGAGCATGTTCATCTCAGGCTCTCCTGGTTCTGGCAAAACTGCATTGGTTAATGCCATTATCCGCCAGCTTTCTAGCGAAAACAACGCGGCTGTCAATGTCGTCTTCATTAATTGCGTGGCACTAAAGGGCGTTGATGCTCTATGGGAACGCATGATTGAAGATCTCAACGCAGGCATCAAACGAAAACCTGCCGCAAAGAAGGCGAAAGGCCGAGAGGGTGTCATGTCCATCTTGAATACCTTGAGTTCCAAATGGTCAGTTGCCGATCTCTTCTTTGGAGGTTTCTTTCTCATTTGTTCTTCTAGCATTCTCATCCTCGATGAGCTCGATCATATTACTCCGAATGCACATTGCTTAGCGTCGATCTTCACTCTCACCGACGCTCTTTCATCTCAACTCCGTCTCATTGCCATTGCAAACACTCATACTCTGACTTCATCGTCTACCAATGGGCTTGTTTTCGGATCCAACGTTCGAACCATCCATTTCGCCCCCTACACTCCAAACCAGCTACAAGAGATTCTCCAATCACGGTTGGCTCCTCTTTCCGATGAAGATTCTTCGCCGGAGTCGCTGGCGGCAGCCAAGAAACTCCTCCCAGCACCGACCCTGATGTTGCTGACGAAGAAGATCGCCTCTCTTACAGGTGATGTTAGAAGCCTCTTCGAAGTTTTACGCGGCGCCATCGACCTCGGAGTTGCAGCCTCTAAAAAATCTCTTTCGGAAGAGAATATTTTATCCACGCCCTCCATTGCTGTTACCCCACAACATGTATTGGCTGCCCTGAAAGCCTACACACCCGCGTCCAGAACAACTCAAGCCTCCGGCGCATCTTCCGCGACATCTATGACGTCATCGAACAGTGAGACTGTCACCAAAATCCGTAACCTTGGTCTTCAAGCTCGTTTGGTTCTTCTGGCCATTTTACTTGCCTCCAAGCGCCTGGAAGCCGGCCTTCCTCTTTTGCCATCGGCATCCCCCCCCAGAAAGTCCTCCGCCTCTCCTATGAAGAGAACCACTTCCCTTCCCAACCCATCTCCAGTCAGCCCTGGCGTGGAGACTAGCGCCCTTCATGCTTACTACACTACTGTTCTGTCTCGCACCGAAAGCGGCATTTTCGACGCTGTCTCCCGAAGCGAATTTGGCGACTTGCTTGGCATTTTGGAAGGTGTCGGTATTGCTACACTGTCATCTTCGCTTGGTACCTCTTCCGTCACTTCTAGTCCAACGAAAGGCAGGAAAGGGTTCAGTCGCTCGGCCTCTTTCGGTGCTGGTCTGAGCAGGAACGGCGCCGGTACTGTTGGCGAAGTGCGCCTTGCTGAAGGTTTGTGGAGTGATGAAGTGCTCCGTGGATTGGGTGTGACTGGAGCCATTGACGCCGACGCTCGCGAAGAGGAGGTTCGCGGTATTTGGGAACGCGAAAAAGCCCGTCTTGCGAGGGATGTCAAAGCCATGGCGTCGGCCTCCACCAATGCCCATCTCAACACCTTTGCTGGTGCTTTCGAGGATTGTTAATCCTTTTGCTCCCATCTTtgcatttttcttctctctctttttatCATCTTTGGTTTTCTGGAATCTCTCTGCTCATCACATATGCTTCCCTCTCTGCATCCACGTCATTTTCATTATCAATCAATTATGTTATGTTATTAAGTATGGTCAACCCTATGCAATCCCTCATCGATATGTCTCTCTGTTCCTCTCATACATCActattcattttcttttcgttttcCTTTGATATGTAGCTTTCTTGCATTGTTCTATTCCGTAATCGTTTTGTCCGGGCGTCCTCTCATTCCATCCTCCCTTTTCTGCATTCAGTATGGCCTGCATCTATCGATGCACGAtttgccattttttgttttgttttatcAAGTCGAAAAGTTGTTTCCGTAGTGTAGAAATCAAAAACTTCATGTGTAGAGTACTCTGTGCCTGTTGAAACAAATAAACGTTGAACCCACCACAAACCATGACTAGCCTCTTTAGACGCGTTCTATTGACTTAAATGGAAAAAGAGCAAACCGTAACAAATAATGTGCGCTGGCGAGTGGCACACTTCCCATATTTAGGAAATGTATTTTGATGGCTGATTGATTGTACTCGCCAACTTTTTTTGCAAACCGACTTTCGTGAGCTTGATCGATTATAATTTGGGCTCTGTTGGATTTTGTTACACTGTAATATTGCTCTGGCGCTCCTTGTGCTAGTCTGAACACCACATTATTATTCCAAGGCTGCTCACTGCAGTTCGGTGCTTTCACTGCAACTGAGCCTCCCCTCACATTCGAGCTGGCAGAACGGGCGAGTGGTACTAGAGCTGCGGATTCTTATGATATGTAGCTTCGACGAAACCCCTCTTTTGCTCGGCGTGGCTCGGGGAATGCTGGAAAAAAAGTATATGCAGACACCTGGAATCGGTGATGGGCCGCTTCCACCTGTGCCACTACCTTCCATAACGGGCGTACAGTGAGGCAACCGAGCACATGGATTGTCTTTGCCACCGGAGCACCTTTACCAAATATTCTCCCCTGGGAAAGTCTTATCGATTCAATCTGTGATATATATTCACAATATTCAGGCCAACCTACGATTTTCCAGATCTTTCCCCACAATCCTTCCTTTGTTTCCTACCCTCCCATTGTACCGTCGCTCCCTTCCGGTTGAGCCCACAGCCTAAAATCTCTCATTACTAAACAATATAACCATGCATCTACCTTTTAACCTCCCTGATCCCTCCGCACCCTTCCAGAAAACCCTGGACCTTGCAAAGTTAAACGAGAAAGCCAGAAAGTAGGTCTATCAGTGTTGCATCTCTCGAGATTAATCTTGACCGTTATTCTGCCCTTcagagagaaggaggaacCTATTCCTCCAGGTGTAGCCTTATTCCCCCCGGGGTTCTTCTTACCTCTTGAGAAAGTTGAACCATTGTACCCGCCTACCCCGCCCCCCGTCGTTTTTATTGGCAATGTCATCAAAGCCAAAATCGACGAAGAGGTTCGTGAGCATCAGGCTCGGGTGGAAGCAAAGGCGCGCGAAACCGATGGCCAGGCCGACCAACTTGAACCCCTGTTCGTCATGCCGCTTCCCGAGGAGAAAACCACGCGCAAGAAGTCtaagagagagaaggaagaagacgaaaagaAGGCGAAGGAAAAGCCGAAGAAAGTACTTCCTGAGTATCCAATGGTTCAATACATGGATCGAGACGACCATCCTACCTACAATGGCCGTTTTCTTAAGCTTCAAAAACGTTGTGGAAATATCAGGGTCGTTGGTCCTGAGTATTGCTTTGGGTTGGCCGAGAGGAACTTTGACGTTGACTACGAGGATCCTCGTCGCCCACCTCCCCCAACGTCTCGGCCATTGACTACTAATTGGCCCGTTAATCCTCTGGATGGGCCGCCACCCAAAAAGTCAAAGCCCCGTCCATTTGTTCCGAAGTTTAAGCCTGACATATACGTCGCCAACGTCACTAAATGGCCAGAAATTCCCCGTAGTTTTGGAAACCAACATGAGGACGCTGTTGTTCTTCCAACAGAATACAAACCCTATCCCACACTGTTGCGAGCACAGTTAGTTCCTCCTGCTCCAGCAAGTGAAGAACGTGATGTCGAGAAACGAGAACAACTTGCGAAGCACCTGGACTCGGAAGTGTCGTCTCACCAAGTAGATCACCTGGCGTCTGACTCAAGTGCTGGTAGTACCAGTGCTGATTCCTTTCATACGGCCACCTTGTCATCAAATACCACAGAGCGTACTTCATCTTCCACTCCTTATTTCCTCCATCGTACTCCTAAGGCTCGTGACCGCAACGCAAATGAGCATGGACAGCTTCAAAAACCGTTCACCCCCTTTGCGACGCCCGCACCCCAAGATACCTGTATGCCGTCTGAAATAAAGTTTTCTCCTCCTGCTGCCTGGTTGCAATCCAGCACGCCGGACAAGCATGCACAAGAGTCGCCATCTTCCCCCCAGAATTGGGAATCTGCTGGTTCCAAAACTACTAAAGTTTTCAACATTGGCGCAGTTGACGCGTCAAAATTGAAGCTGGGGTCAGATGCTCGTCTTAAGGACGGCCCAGAGAATCGTAGAGCCGTCGTTCAGAGGGCACCATCGACATCTTCTAGAGTCGTTGAAAACTCAGAAACAGTTACTCCTCCACGTGTGGCACGACCACCCAAAGCGACTCATACTCGACAAGGCTCCAGACAAGCCATCTACTTTACCGACGAGCAGATTGCCGGCGTCGCATTGGCTTCCAGTCCTTCTCCGCCGACTCCACCGCCAAAGGATACTCCATATCTAGCTCAAATCCCGCCATATAAACCGAAAGAGTCTGAAATACAATCGAAGCCGAATCCTCCTGCTTTCCAAAAGCGCAGCTCTTCGCCGACTCCTGGTCCAAATCATGGAACCACCCTTCCCCTCAGAATACACAAGCGAAATCCATCGAATCCTCTCGCCAAAGATCCTCGAGATGTTTTTGACTACGCGAGTGTAACGACAAGCCGTGCAGAGCCTCAGGCAAAACCGCAAGGACCTCCTCCCGTGCTTAGGCACCATGGCCATGTGAGGATAGTTAGACCTCCGTCGCGCAATGAATCATTGCCCATAAATGTCAAGAGCAATGCGAGGCCGTCAACCTCGACGACCAAGTTTAGAACACCATTGGACCATGAAATACGTGCCAATAGCCACAATCGCTCCGCCAGTGAAAAGACGAATAAACCTCAGAGCCACGGAATTGAAGAGCCACGGCCGGAGTACAATCGCTCTACGAGTGCCCTCGGCCATCATCGTCGCAATCACTCTGTGGCCCAACCTAGGCCTATCGCGGACGTGGTCCGCCCTGATCACAGCCGCTCTTCCAGTGCACTGGGCCACTATCACGAACAGCTCAGGACTCCAGCAGTTCATCATAGGCCGGAAATGTCACGTTCGCAATCTCCTTCCATGTCAACCCCAAATTATGGGACGAGGGCGTATATGTCATCCACTACGAGCGGAAGATCTAAGGCGCTTCCCGGTTCCGGCCACGTTCGTAATGTCAGTGAATTTGGAAATATCCAATATTCTGCCAGTTTTTCTCATCAAACCCCACCACATCTATCTAACACCGCAACGGTTTCTCAACGTCGACCAAGATGGGCTTGAACAATCTATGGTCCATCCAGTGCGATGAAACATCAAATGTAACACCAATTGTACATATTACGAACTTTTAACGACCTTCTTCGGCGCTGGTGCTATACACGTGCACTTCAAATCGTCGCTCAACAAATGTTTCggcatttcttttttctttctcaattTCCAACTTTAAACTCTTCCCATCTTTCCTCTATATTTCTGCACGTTTCGTATCCGTACTCCAGCTGTGCGCTGCGACAGCGATTTACCCCTCAGTTACGACACACTCCTTTCCACTGTCTTTACTACTACCACCGACGTCGACACACAACATCTACGCTCATTTCGCCATATCACGTCTCTTGACGTTTCTCggctttctttctttctttccctttttctttactATCTTTCCCTTCACATCTTCCAGATATTTCTCGCATCAGAAAACCAATCACGCAAAATCACatcaaacaacaaaaaaccaCCAATTTATTCATTACCGcgacatcctttcccttttcctgTTGATTTCACTTTCTACCCTTCATTTTTGCCTGTCTATTTCCTTTTATTTACCAGGCACCGTCAACCAGCGGTCAAACACCCATGCGCCACTCTCATTTGATTCCATTTACTCTCGCCTGCACAGTCTGGAACTGCGGCGTGCCTCACACGCTCCTTCATGTTTTCAAGCTGCATATTTATCCCTatcttttattcatttttattcatttatAGCTTGCTGTCATGCACCACACACACTCCTTTCGTCCACAGAACACGACACCACACACTCATTTTGTATTACCACATTCCTTTGCTCATCACGTTCTTTTCTTAATAGCGACGCTAGTCTAGTTTTGAGTCCTTTGCTTTGCAAATGCTGATATATTGCTCTGCTTTTTAACCTTGCTTTAGTCAATAGCTACTCATGTAAACAAAACAACCTGTTGAAATAAAAGATTAGGCCATTACTCGAAGAAGTCTGAAGGGTACATATTTTGTAACAGGTGGTCCATATGGGTCCACCTTGTGAAGTTCGTCGATGATTGGTTGATCAATTCATCAGCTGTCTCCTAGGGGCTATGTCATGTGATCTGTTTCGGTGGCAAGGTGCGTGTCAAACCAACATCCCAGCTGGTCACGGTAACGTCAGTTCAACGTTAGTGCAATTTACATTCTCTGACTTCGACCACTGCAGTTTTTGCTGCTCATACAACTTCGTGTTCGCGATGACTATTTGTCCGCCCTAATCACACCCAACAATTGAACATGACGACACAACATTCTTCACGGCGATCTCGCAAGTTAAGACGTAGATTCTCGTCTACTGGCAGTGCATGGTCTGCCGGATCTCCGAAGTCTATGGCATCTGCCCCTTCTCCAATACGAACACAGAGCAGGAAAACATCTTTGAGCCCTGCCACCTCCATAAGGGAACCAGCACGTCACCTCTATCAGAGACCACATTTCACAGACGGATCAGACTTCGAAGATTACCTTTCTGTAGACATCAACGGGCGGAGGACTCGGGGAAGGTCCATATCACCTACGCGAAGTATATTTGAGCAAAGAGTACCTCCCACTGCATATGCTTCTCTGCCGCCTACACCGATTCAGCCTTCTCGTCCATTCTCCCCTTCAACGCCAATTTCTCCTCTCCCAGACTCACACACGTATGAAGCTCCACCTTCGGCACCCGAAACATATAAtgttcctttttctttgtggGATTATCTACGGGAAGAGCTATTGGCAACAGATTTCGATTCTCACCAGGAACTGAAATGGGAGAGAGTTAGCAACTTTTTACAGATGCCTGTAGCTATGGAAAAGGTGCGTAGATGAGGATATGTAACGCAAATGTACGACTGAGCAACTTAGTAGATCATTGGATTTGGTTTCATTCTTTGCTTCGATTCATTTTTGTacactttcaccattcttcCCATTCGATTCGTGTTGGCCCTCTTTCCGTTTATCACCAACACCTGGCGAAGATCTGCGCGCCCTTTACCCCCGTCACAAAAAGCAGACCTTCTTAGAGCGCTCCTCCTTGTTATTGCCCTCTTCATTTTGAACCCACTCACAGATGCCAGTAAAATCTACCATACAATACGAGGGCAAGATACCATTAAACTTTACGTGATATTTAATGCCTTGGAGGTGCGTCAATACCAATTTCTTCGCATCGAACATAGACCAAGCTGATTTTTACCAGATTGGAGATCGACTATGCGCATCTATTGGACAAGATATTTTGGACTGTCTTTTTTCCCGTTCAACTCTGGAACCATTGTCTCGTCGCATTCCTGTCTCAACTCATACTTTTCGCccctttttgttctttttccttgCATTGGCATACACTGGTAAGAATTACATCCGGCAGCATCAAAAACTCGTCTTGACCAATTACAGTTGCCCACGCACTTGTCATGGTTTATCAGCTAATCTCACTCAACGTGGCCATCAACTCATATGACCATGCCCTTCTCACTCTTTTGGTATCTAATCAGTTCGTCGAAATCAAAGGAAGCGTGTTTAAGAAATTTGAGAAAGACAGCCTTTTTCAGATCACTTGTGCAGGTGCGTGCTGCGCCTATCCCATACCTGCCTTCTCATAATTTCATGAAACAGACATCGTGGAAAGGTTCACCCTAACATTGATGCTGTTCATAGTGGCATTCCGAAACCTGATTGAGCTTAGTGGGACAGAATTTGACTTCACCGGAGGCTTCGTCCTtccaaagagctttggatGGGTTCGGGGCAATAACGTACTTTGGACAATTTCATATGTTCGTCATACCTTTACA from Psilocybe cubensis strain MGC-MH-2018 chromosome 2, whole genome shotgun sequence encodes the following:
- a CDS encoding Cell division control protein 6-like protein (Cell division control protein 6 homolog); translated protein: MQTRSTVLGKRGHQDSTPVPSVKACEQLQTPDRTPNPKRARTNGNVLDDDGNKENIPPLKVSPGSVDSSPRAARALRRNATETAVTPTRNRPAIRRNASLSSMPPTTPSVEILNLAISTPPPTPPTNLLPVHARARALLRATYNNAQHEIAGRVTERKAIVDFLAPFIENRPTDDAENASSMFISGSPGSGKTALVNAIIRQLSSENNAAVNVVFINCVALKGVDALWERMIEDLNAGIKRKPAAKKAKGREGVMSILNTLSSKCILILDELDHITPNAHCLASIFTLTDALSSQLRLIAIANTHTLTSSSTNGLVFGSNVRTIHFAPYTPNQLQEILQSRLAPLSDEDSSPESLAAAKKLLPAPTLMLLTKKIASLTGDVRSLFEVLRGAIDLGVAASKKSLSEENILSTPSIAVTPQHVLAALKAYTPASRTTQASGASSATSMTSSNSETVTKIRNLGLQARLVLLAILLASKRLEAGLPLLPSASPPRKSSASPMKRTTSLPNPSPVSPGVETSALHAYYTTVLSRTESGIFDAVSRSEFGDLLGILEGVGIATLSSSLGTSSVTSSPTKGRKGFSRSASFGAGLSRNGAGTVGEVRLAEGLWSDEVLRGLGVTGAIDADAREEEVRGIWEREKARLARDVKAMASASTNAHLNTFAGAFEDC
- a CDS encoding Endoplasmic reticulum membrane protein 65, which translates into the protein MTTQHSSRRSRKLRRRFSSTGSAWSAGSPKSMASAPSPIRTQSRKTSLSPATSIREPARHLYQRPHFTDGSDFEDYLSVDINGRRTRGRSISPTRSIFEQRVPPTAYASLPPTPIQPSRPFSPSTPISPLPDSHTYEAPPSAPETYNVPFSLWDYLREELLATDFDSHQELKWERVSNFLQMPVAMEKIIGFGFILCFDSFLYTFTILPIRFVLALFPFITNTWRRSARPLPPSQKADLLRALLLVIALFILNPLTDASKIYHTIRGQDTIKLYVIFNALEIGDRLCASIGQDILDCLFSRSTLEPLSRRIPVSTHTFRPFLFFFLALAYTVAHALVMVYQLISLNVAINSYDHALLTLLVSNQFVEIKGSVFKKFEKDSLFQITCADIVERFTLTLMLFIVAFRNLIELSGTEFDFTGGFVLPKSFGWVRGNNVLWTISYPVVTVLASEMVVDWLKHAFITKFNHIRPSVYERYIDVLCRDLSSMSGLGRRSARKHSYVDQSPLVARRLGFASLPLAVLAILVGSQSIGLMFSSSSDFASPWTWTIRSLSNAEIMHYATWAVMGLLFWICFVGIKLIMGANLVSYANRRRAGMEEREAGDVVNDFGRDPIGEGKEEQLYNKKLKTLLDNDRDDVPHTSEMGENAPGEHGKKKGRVKLEDLTRYTMVKRIW
- a CDS encoding Mitochondrial transcription factor 1 → MATVQFSRTLWQYSRCARLDLERSMVSSSSFLQRRSTFATVSSSHLNDIQSEASQSSYSDEHSELTEGVDFPKQRKRRVNADLGADVLSASEKQKRKETLKELVNAIHARAAADVSGSLSPSEIADLSKEPASLHSVEGSELLAGIEIRQRRKRRTKAEMLAAAAEQEIEIRQRRKRRTKAEMLAAAAEQEALNPKPRRRRRSGETEETPTLGRPPGKGYRKPLPRPQRKSSSGTQLINMETDNPSGEIPFLNLPPMAQWKEVFSHVRESKRPTLRNPETALMLADKIIPEGSKDKVIIEAFSVHPTLHFIMQMGSGVDGELVGAQLLRTVPDRQWLFKFGRMPMNFILPDRMWERFKAPEAVTKLGQARCKVSVMAQAVAHLSQTVPYDALQPYGEHFHPERYNTFEEKTFNLEKRRAGSPRVAGGFLPMAQPVILPGDLDYWDYVVRKLFVVKATPLERSISALGPGAYNMMKYLTNPEDPSKPFDVTKSPRSFTIQDWNAVVQAFIKWPFRPTDLGIEQMFSKKM
- a CDS encoding Strobilurin A biosynthesis cluster protein l1, which produces MPATITINWRAVKRITLFLVCVTLPVLYYLYYTFKPPVALYAELFDAELKASKTVAETRGKDRYVKFKQLQGAGFNNQAQEILLYHHLALQTSRTYVYQPLIWRPRGEKATVPLSAFLLGVTENSISEAVFEQVCPPGEVVHVNLRVDYADQWFHAKDILNRKDRCVVVDDWLFNWNFLASTGLRVVWSSFQTYLADHFKWSEHVLDIVNRTEANLGLRPNSSASADGEPYMAIHLRRGDFEDHCSYLAETRQGFTTWATLPLIQQTIYSPTLDTYNATSVMAHCYPSLYRILDVISDQARKKPHLRRLHVLHDGSWDHPLVYLQFYKLAEALKSAEWAKRHGWEGGPMLRVTQSSDAPIYAGERDWTVCVDVELARRAEVFIGNGYSSLSTQVIALRLADGGNIQDITLV